In Rattus norvegicus strain BN/NHsdMcwi chromosome 1, GRCr8, whole genome shotgun sequence, a genomic segment contains:
- the Cebpg gene encoding CCAAT/enhancer-binding protein gamma, whose product MSKLSQPASTAGVNGISVIHTQAHASGLQQVPQLVPAGPGGGGKAVPPSKQSKKSSPMDRNSDEYRQRRERNNMAVKKSRLKSKQKAQDTLQRVNQLKEENERLEAKIKLLTKELSVLKDLFLEHAHNLADNVQPISTETTVANSDNTGQ is encoded by the coding sequence ATGAGCAAGCTGTCGCAGCCAGCCTCGACTGCAGGAGTGAACGGGATCAGTGTCATTCACACTCAGGCACATGCCAGCGGCTTACAGCAGGTTCCTCAGCTGGTGCCCGCTGGGCCTGGGGGAGGAGGCAAAGCTGTGCCTCCAAGCAAGCAAAGCAAGAAGAGCTCACCCATGGATCGAAATAGCGATGAGTACCGCCAGCGCAGAGAGCGGAACAATATGGCTGTGAAAAAGAGCCGGTTAAAAAGCAAGCAGAAAGCTCAAGATACACTGCAGAGAGTAAACCAGCTCAAGGAGGAGAACGAGCGGCTGGAAGCCAAAATTAAGTTGCTGACAAAGGAATTAAGTGTACTGAAAGACTTGTTTCTTGAGCATGCGCACAACCTCGCAGACAATGTGCAGCCCATCAGCACGGAAACTACGGTGGCAAATTCTGATAACACAGGGCAGTAG